The bacterium genome segment TTTTGTGGGGTAGCGGAAATGAAGGTGTTCATGATTTGGGTGCAGGGGGAGAGGGTGTTACGGAAGAGAATCCAGCTTTAACATTGTATCAGAACCCGAATGCAAATTTAATCGATATCTCCGTTGAACCTGTTCATAAGATTCTATCTGTAAGCATCTTGTATTCCTTTGGCGATATCGTTAGCTTGGAACTCTTCGACGTAATGGGCAGGAAGCTCTTTAATGGCACTCTTGACGGTCCAAAAAGACACATAGACATTTCGAGTTTTTCTCCCGGAATCTATTTTCTTCTGGCAAGGTCTGGACAGAGTAACCAGGTTTCGCGCAAGATTATCCTTTACTGATAGACTTCTCTAAGAATTATACTATGGTATGCTAGTCCAGTACTTTTAGCCGCGCTTTTTTTGAGCCAAAGCACTTGACAAACGTTTTTTTTTGTATATTCTTATGATTTATTCTACTATAGAAAGGAGACAAACATGAAAAAAATAGAAAAACCGCTTCTTATGTTTATTGCTTTAGCTGCGTTTTTCATTGTTGCAGTTCCAGCAAATGCCCAGCTTGGAGGCTATTGGGAAAAGTGGACCCCCGCGTGCATATTGCCAAGCGGTTCTTTTATACTGTATGATTACGACAATAATAGTGTTTGCGATACTTTCACGCCGTTGTCAGGAGACGGATATATTATGTTTACTAATGACAGTTGTCCCAACGACAGTGTAACTGAAGTAGATTGGTGGGTCAGTTTCGTTAATGGTGATCGCGAAGTGATATACTTAGAAGATGCTTCTTAATGGTTCGCACGGCAATACTGGCTGGAAACAGACCTATTGCACACCTCCAGTATATCTTTGTGAATATCGAGGTGGAGGTTATTGGTGTGGATATGATTCATATCGGGACGTTTATTTCTGGGGATCTTGGGTTCCTGTTCCACCTCTTTTCATCTTTTATTGTCATGATTGTTTTCCACCCACTCCTAATGCTCATGTTATTATTACTGTGGAAGGTTCTTCTGATGGGAGAGTATGCCCTACTCAGTCGGAAGGTTATATGAAGCTTATAGACATAAGCCAAAGTCATCCTCATATAACACGTGATTGCGAT includes the following:
- a CDS encoding T9SS type A sorting domain-containing protein, with translation MTVTFLAIIFGLLWGSGNEGVHDLGAGGEGVTEENPALTLYQNPNANLIDISVEPVHKILSVSILYSFGDIVSLELFDVMGRKLFNGTLDGPKRHIDISSFSPGIYFLLARSGQSNQVSRKIILY